From a single Bacillus pseudomycoides DSM 12442 genomic region:
- a CDS encoding 4'-phosphopantetheinyl transferase family protein: MIALYAVRNSVSWDSIEVDRILETIHLADKVRILKFKKNEDKMRALLAVLLARYALATALQMPEGELIVERLENGRPFLKEPAEWKGDFNLTHSGEWVVCALNSAGRIGVDTEKIEEIDINLFKGVLTRTELEVLTGNKEDSIPTFFSLWSRKESFVKALGTGLSYPLEKVEFVPIPDSDSYQVYLLGGSFITSWYCKDFYLDKRYSLAVCTDKLPFPESLNFLDASDLLSGQMSTSYGSINE, encoded by the coding sequence ATGATTGCATTATATGCAGTCAGAAACTCGGTAAGTTGGGATAGTATAGAAGTTGATAGAATATTAGAGACTATTCATCTGGCAGACAAGGTAAGAATCCTTAAATTTAAAAAAAATGAAGATAAAATGAGGGCGCTTCTAGCAGTACTTCTAGCCCGCTATGCTCTTGCTACTGCTCTTCAAATGCCGGAAGGGGAACTGATTGTTGAGCGTCTTGAAAATGGACGGCCTTTTCTTAAAGAACCAGCTGAATGGAAAGGCGATTTTAACCTTACCCATTCTGGCGAATGGGTAGTATGTGCCCTCAACTCTGCTGGGAGAATAGGAGTAGATACGGAGAAGATTGAGGAGATTGATATAAATTTATTTAAGGGTGTTCTTACAAGAACTGAGTTAGAAGTACTTACTGGCAACAAGGAAGATTCCATCCCTACTTTTTTTAGTTTATGGTCTCGAAAAGAATCATTTGTGAAAGCCTTAGGAACAGGATTATCCTATCCTTTGGAAAAAGTGGAGTTTGTCCCTATACCAGATTCTGACAGTTATCAAGTTTACCTGTTGGGTGGGAGCTTTATCACTTCTTGGTATTGTAAAGATTTTTATTTGGATAAGAGATATAGTTTAGCTGTTTGTACCGATAAACTGCCCTTCCCTGAATCCCTAAACTTTCTTGATGCCTCAGACTTATTAAGCGGGCAGATGTCGACAAGCTATGGCAGTATAAATGAATAA
- a CDS encoding thioesterase II family protein, with protein sequence MSINKNSFYYYKPQKRPLVRLLCFPYAGGSALAYRQWNQILAEEVEVCPVQLPGRENRLAEEPIRSLPTLISFLADELEPVLNSSIPYAFFGHSMGALISYELAIEMKKRSWQMPIRLFLSGKSSPQVSKRETPTYNLPKREFIEELRKMNGTPEEVLGNHEIMDLFLPILRADFELVDTYQYEKSSMLSCPITVFGGIDDPSIKTEELKHWKELTTNNFNMHLFPGDHFFIYENEKNLLKVVNEELTYKFQKTR encoded by the coding sequence TTGAGTATCAACAAAAATAGTTTTTATTATTATAAACCCCAAAAAAGACCTTTGGTCCGGCTCTTATGTTTCCCCTATGCAGGAGGTAGTGCATTGGCTTACCGCCAATGGAATCAAATTCTTGCTGAAGAAGTAGAAGTTTGCCCGGTACAGCTTCCCGGAAGAGAAAATCGACTAGCAGAAGAGCCTATTCGGTCCCTGCCAACGTTAATCTCTTTTCTTGCAGATGAACTGGAACCTGTTCTTAACAGCTCTATACCGTACGCTTTCTTTGGTCATAGTATGGGGGCTTTAATAAGCTACGAATTGGCTATAGAAATGAAAAAACGTTCATGGCAGATGCCTATAAGGCTATTTTTGTCAGGGAAAAGTTCTCCTCAAGTATCTAAAAGGGAGACACCTACATATAATCTTCCGAAAAGAGAATTCATCGAGGAACTTAGAAAAATGAATGGTACACCAGAAGAAGTATTGGGCAATCATGAGATAATGGACCTGTTTTTACCAATTCTGAGAGCCGATTTTGAACTTGTCGATACTTATCAATATGAAAAATCAAGCATGTTAAGTTGTCCAATAACAGTCTTTGGTGGCATAGATGATCCGTCAATTAAAACAGAGGAATTGAAACACTGGAAAGAACTTACGACAAACAATTTTAATATGCACCTTTTTCCGGGCGATCATTTTTTTATCTATGAAAATGAAAAGAATTTGCTTAAGGTAGTTAATGAAGAACTAACCTATAAATTTCAGAAAACAAGGTAA
- a CDS encoding PLP-dependent aminotransferase family protein yields the protein MSSIDCKRTEKTLKYQKIVNYIKDKIAYGEWPIGSKIPSQRQLAKLFEVNRSTVITALEELIADGLIEGKIGMGTVVVNNTWTLLATNPSPDWNEHVKSGLLKPSQATVQEINQAETNTNLIQLSKGELSKDVFPLDTMKLIIRRVSEKIEAFGYEEPKGFLPLREALSNYLKTFGIHASTSSILIVSGALQALQLISVGLLHRGSTVLLEKPSYLYSLHVFQSAGMKLTGLPMGEHDLFPNSVTVSKKQRGRALLYSIPCFHNPTGILMSEKQRQKLLEVCEKEQLPIIEDDIYRELWIDAPPPPPLKALDKNGHVLYLGSLSKTLSPGLRIGWIVGPEPVIERLSDIKMQTDYGSSSLSQRVAAEWLTSGLYEQHLESVREQLKIRRTVVLEALNIHLKDIATWDVPKGGFFIWLKILPKLSMRELYIKALSEGILFNPGNIYGQESHRYLRLSYGYASLKDLKQGIYQISRIIRELAKR from the coding sequence GTGAGTAGTATCGATTGCAAACGAACCGAAAAAACCCTTAAATATCAAAAAATTGTTAATTATATAAAAGATAAAATCGCCTACGGGGAATGGCCAATTGGAAGTAAAATTCCAAGCCAGCGACAATTAGCCAAGTTGTTCGAAGTAAACCGAAGTACTGTCATTACTGCTTTAGAGGAATTAATAGCAGATGGGTTGATTGAAGGAAAAATAGGAATGGGCACAGTCGTAGTTAATAATACATGGACATTACTAGCTACAAATCCTTCGCCCGATTGGAACGAACATGTCAAATCGGGATTACTTAAACCAAGTCAAGCGACTGTCCAAGAGATTAATCAAGCCGAAACAAATACAAACCTTATTCAGCTTAGTAAGGGTGAACTTTCAAAAGATGTATTTCCTTTAGATACAATGAAGCTCATCATACGAAGGGTATCTGAAAAAATAGAGGCTTTCGGATATGAAGAACCAAAAGGATTTCTGCCTTTACGTGAAGCGTTAAGCAACTATTTAAAAACATTTGGTATTCATGCCTCCACTTCTTCCATTTTAATTGTTTCCGGGGCATTACAAGCTTTGCAATTGATTTCAGTTGGCCTTCTACACAGAGGATCAACCGTTTTACTGGAAAAGCCGTCATACCTTTATTCGCTACATGTGTTTCAATCAGCTGGAATGAAGCTTACAGGTCTACCAATGGGTGAACACGATCTTTTTCCAAACTCCGTTACCGTATCAAAAAAACAGCGAGGTAGAGCGCTTTTATACTCCATTCCTTGTTTTCATAATCCTACGGGGATTTTAATGTCTGAAAAACAACGTCAAAAGCTCCTTGAAGTATGTGAAAAAGAACAGCTGCCGATAATTGAAGATGATATTTATCGAGAGTTATGGATCGATGCTCCACCTCCTCCCCCATTAAAGGCATTAGATAAAAATGGACACGTATTATATCTTGGTAGTTTATCCAAAACGTTAAGCCCCGGTTTAAGAATTGGTTGGATTGTCGGTCCAGAACCTGTAATTGAACGATTATCCGATATTAAAATGCAAACTGACTACGGTTCTAGTTCGTTATCTCAAAGAGTTGCTGCTGAATGGTTAACAAGCGGGTTATATGAACAGCACCTTGAATCTGTAAGGGAACAGCTTAAAATACGGAGAACAGTAGTATTGGAGGCACTAAACATTCATTTAAAGGATATAGCCACATGGGATGTACCAAAGGGCGGGTTTTTTATTTGGTTGAAAATACTACCAAAATTATCAATGAGAGAGCTTTACATAAAAGCATTATCTGAAGGTATCCTTTTTAACCCAGGGAATATTTATGGTCAAGAATCCCACCGTTATCTTCGCTTATCTTATGGCTATGCCTCTTTAAAAGATTTGAAGCAGGGAATCTACCAAATTAGTCGAATCATTCGAGAACTGGCAAAACGTTAA
- a CDS encoding DMT family transporter — translation MEIKWDFRVIVAYGLTIFLWASAFPGIRVGLESYSPEHLALFRLLIGSALLVFIAIITRMRLPQLKDIPAILLLGFLGFTVYHTALNIGEKTVSAGVASLLVSTTPIFSALLAVWFLRERFGLSRWIGSIISFLGVALISFATEGEVEITSGILFILLASCSESVYFVFQIRYLKKYGFFAFTTYTIWAGTFFMLFFLPGLTSEMMKSSIESTLSIVYLGLFPTVIPYLALAYVTSRVGASEATSSLYLTPALAFVIAWIWLGEVPTVLTVIGGGVTLFGVLFIQLKVDKFQQKAKQNMQHGEKI, via the coding sequence ATGGAAATTAAATGGGATTTTCGTGTTATAGTCGCTTATGGTCTTACTATTTTTCTATGGGCTTCAGCTTTTCCAGGAATACGGGTTGGATTAGAATCTTATTCACCTGAACATCTCGCTCTTTTTCGATTACTAATCGGTTCTGCATTGCTTGTGTTTATTGCTATAATCACTCGTATGCGGTTACCACAATTAAAGGATATCCCTGCTATTTTATTGTTAGGTTTTTTAGGTTTCACTGTTTACCATACAGCTTTAAACATTGGAGAGAAAACAGTGAGTGCAGGTGTTGCGAGCCTTCTTGTCTCAACAACTCCTATTTTCTCTGCTCTTTTAGCCGTTTGGTTTCTACGTGAACGGTTTGGACTATCGAGATGGATTGGATCTATTATAAGCTTTTTGGGAGTAGCTTTGATTTCATTTGCAACAGAGGGAGAGGTTGAAATCACTAGTGGGATTTTGTTTATTCTTTTAGCATCCTGTTCAGAAAGTGTATATTTTGTTTTTCAAATACGTTATTTAAAAAAGTATGGATTTTTTGCATTTACAACCTATACGATTTGGGCGGGTACGTTTTTTATGCTTTTCTTTCTCCCAGGATTAACGAGTGAAATGATGAAATCATCTATAGAATCAACACTTAGTATTGTTTACTTAGGTCTCTTCCCTACGGTTATTCCTTACCTTGCATTAGCGTACGTTACATCACGTGTCGGAGCTTCGGAAGCTACAAGTTCTCTTTACCTAACACCGGCTCTTGCATTTGTTATTGCATGGATATGGCTTGGAGAGGTACCAACTGTACTTACCGTTATAGGTGGGGGAGTCACACTATTTGGAGTTTTGTTCATCCAACTCAAAGTAGATAAATTCCAACAAAAAGCAAAGCAAAATATGCAACACGGAGAAAAAATCTAA
- a CDS encoding helix-turn-helix transcriptional regulator, giving the protein MHVGQNIKFHRTKMSLTQEELASGLISVSYLSKIENGQITASSDIIEELLTRLNITEDVQQDQKLCEEIRLWYQQIINKDTEKSAETYNSLSKKITIKSSFEPYSLFQLVSIRFLLTLGKLQEAKNLLKKISEISNNIPKEMSFYYFKFKGNYEYLNNEFENAFDSYKEAESLFNGDTPSLEKADVLYSLGLTATKIEKHFQAIVFTNQALDIFREIYNLDRSSDCHLLLGILYQWMEQFDEAETNFNWANTLAKKVENEDALGIIEHNIGHFYYLRGDKTKALDHYKKSLDLKQDHNYDGKLITILCIIKALYNKKENRQLLLWIQKAESLEGKTKSLELKHEYKILKHLYDKEFEEFVYYTKKIALPYFEKNCLYRNAIYYSELLAEYFKENQKYKQSAHYFEYCKEILKKIKK; this is encoded by the coding sequence TTGCATGTAGGGCAAAACATTAAATTTCATCGTACAAAAATGTCTCTTACTCAAGAAGAATTGGCATCAGGATTGATTTCCGTTTCCTACTTATCTAAAATTGAGAATGGCCAGATTACTGCTAGCTCCGATATTATAGAAGAATTACTTACCAGGCTAAATATTACGGAGGATGTTCAGCAAGACCAAAAGCTGTGTGAGGAAATCCGTTTGTGGTATCAGCAAATAATTAATAAAGATACAGAGAAATCTGCTGAAACCTATAATAGCCTCTCAAAAAAAATTACAATTAAAAGCTCTTTTGAACCATACTCTTTATTTCAGCTTGTCAGCATTAGATTTCTTTTAACTTTAGGAAAGCTTCAAGAAGCTAAAAATCTTTTAAAAAAAATATCAGAAATTTCAAATAACATCCCAAAGGAAATGTCTTTCTATTATTTCAAATTTAAAGGTAACTATGAATATCTGAATAATGAGTTTGAAAACGCTTTTGACTCTTATAAAGAAGCTGAATCCCTCTTTAACGGTGATACACCTTCTCTTGAAAAAGCAGATGTTCTTTATTCATTGGGGCTTACTGCAACTAAAATTGAAAAACACTTTCAGGCAATCGTTTTTACCAATCAAGCACTTGACATATTCAGAGAGATTTATAATCTAGACCGCAGCAGCGACTGTCACCTACTTTTAGGTATCCTTTATCAGTGGATGGAACAATTTGATGAGGCCGAGACAAATTTTAATTGGGCAAACACACTTGCAAAGAAGGTCGAGAACGAAGATGCTTTGGGCATTATCGAACATAATATAGGGCATTTTTATTATCTGAGAGGCGATAAAACCAAAGCATTAGATCATTATAAAAAGAGTTTGGATCTTAAACAGGATCATAATTACGATGGAAAATTAATAACTATATTGTGTATCATAAAAGCACTGTATAACAAAAAAGAAAATAGACAATTACTTTTATGGATACAAAAGGCAGAAAGTTTAGAAGGGAAAACAAAAAGCCTAGAATTAAAACACGAGTATAAAATACTTAAGCATTTGTACGACAAGGAATTTGAAGAATTTGTATATTACACAAAAAAAATTGCACTTCCCTATTTTGAGAAAAACTGCTTGTACCGTAATGCCATTTACTACTCAGAATTATTAGCAGAATATTTTAAGGAAAACCAAAAATATAAGCAGTCTGCTCATTATTTTGAATACTGTAAAGAAATTCTAAAAAAAATTAAAAAGTGA
- a CDS encoding disulfide oxidoreductase yields the protein MKVKLNSNDNLLFLAWATAIIAMFGSLYFSEIRQYEPCTLCWYQRIVMYPFTVLLGIAVIRKEYWISIYASVLSLIGGVISFYHYLIQNISFFSDNSPSCGRIPCSGKYINWFGFITIPFLALIAFIIIFLCTYIIYKRLKEK from the coding sequence ATGAAAGTAAAGTTAAATTCAAATGATAATTTACTATTTTTAGCGTGGGCCACTGCAATTATTGCGATGTTCGGAAGTTTATATTTTTCTGAAATCAGGCAGTATGAACCTTGCACCCTCTGCTGGTATCAGCGTATCGTAATGTATCCATTCACTGTACTTCTAGGAATAGCAGTGATTAGGAAAGAGTATTGGATTAGTATCTATGCTAGTGTTTTATCTTTAATCGGTGGTGTTATATCTTTTTATCACTACCTTATACAAAATATTTCTTTTTTCTCTGATAATTCTCCTTCCTGTGGAAGGATCCCTTGTAGTGGGAAATATATTAATTGGTTTGGTTTTATCACCATTCCATTCCTTGCATTAATAGCATTTATAATTATTTTCTTATGTACATACATAATTTATAAAAGATTAAAGGAGAAATAA
- a CDS encoding thioredoxin family protein, whose amino-acid sequence MKKVIVFIVLVVAIFIITAFVFNKQQAVKVENNPFGKEKLHPATVEQLDDSNYQNLILPEELKKDLEKNKERFVYFYSPTCSHCKKTTPIVTPLAKDLNVDLVLYNVLEFQEGWDDYKIKETPTILYFKGGKEMDRIEGTKKEDVFKKWFESKLN is encoded by the coding sequence GTGAAGAAAGTGATAGTGTTTATTGTTCTAGTCGTGGCCATCTTCATTATAACTGCTTTTGTTTTTAATAAACAGCAAGCAGTTAAAGTAGAAAATAATCCTTTTGGCAAAGAAAAGCTTCATCCCGCCACTGTTGAACAGCTGGATGATTCCAATTACCAGAACCTTATCTTACCGGAAGAACTGAAAAAAGATTTAGAGAAAAACAAGGAACGCTTTGTCTACTTTTACAGCCCAACATGTTCTCACTGTAAGAAAACTACCCCTATTGTCACCCCATTAGCCAAAGACCTTAATGTTGATCTGGTTTTGTATAATGTTTTGGAATTTCAAGAAGGCTGGGATGATTATAAAATTAAAGAAACTCCTACCATTCTCTACTTTAAAGGAGGCAAAGAGATGGATAGAATAGAGGGAACTAAAAAAGAGGATGTTTTTAAGAAATGGTTTGAATCTAAATTAAACTGA
- a CDS encoding condensation domain-containing protein — MIEINENKIPLAIYQPKFNSNYQDVKTLTDMLLKAGMDRKKGITYIQKDGNELFYSYQELLEESKCILNGLYKFGLGPSKRAILLVNEIETFVPLFWACILGGITPIPLKAPNEYHKKNADILKLFNCWELFEKPVIIAEQETKEKLNDLFSEGKHKDFFATSIAELRSNLPTENLYKATEEDVALYLLTSGTTGKPKAAEYKHSNICFNIISSVNVIQATKNEVIMNWMPLYHGASLFNQHILGMYLGCNQVLTSIEFFLNKPSNWLEWIDKCRVSITWAPPFAFTLLNERSEDLDNKEWDFSCVRYIFSGGQSIIYEKIQAFFSLMDRYDLKIDCFCPQYGMTEACGSITFGDSQWIWDYVEINSSLGTIEHKSFKYPDVKCLTNLGRSLPGLQIRIVDKDDRLVNEKKIGRIQLKGPMIIDGYYSNLEGNLKNFTPDGWFKTGDMGFLYQGRLTLTGREKDILIINAKNYYNYEVESILEEVYGVEPTYLAVGGVQNHEEENDQLIIFFTPMCFELEFIGYVIEDIKKHITRYLGIQPTHVIPIQKDEFRKTVTGKVQRLGMIDDFQNGKFDSVLNEISEYPLKFTDDSYCNELITIDYFPKEAVSRAKMYIELKELLKKQSIDNFLIQFKQKVNAVNKIDGVLENHNNEMLFKLKKVWGKVLNISEIGLDDHFFQSGGDSLRAFQLVTALNKEHGIIIGISDVFQHPTLESLSMLVNQKRKVEALQEAYPVPQLSKEKFYPLSPSQESQWFVYKTNPNSPVYTTSFTLKFKGKLSVDSLQKSIQAVIERHEALRARFCMIDNEVRQWIDTFIIELPIFDLSNPLQIEKGQVIKEHIENEINTPFCLESEKLIRVKLLKCKEKEHILIVSIHHIVVDGWSAEVLINEILANYKSFCQHESSDLEPLPIKYIDYILWQNRFINENKDGFRRQLQYWLENLSGTLPILAFPTDYPRHSRITYDGRTIEKVVESDLTLNLLKAAQNYRVTPYVLLLSLYGFLISNYTNQTEVVVGTVMSNRTPNTENLIGYLANSIALRLDLSNESTLEGLVERVKKVVLQAQEHQQIPLELLIKEIKGKDPSYTPIFQTVFNYQNKFDYKYQTDDLDIELSLENNFTSKYDLLLHVYEEKEMYRLKLEYNTTLFNEDTMQNFMQQYCNLLENIALYIN, encoded by the coding sequence ATGATAGAGATTAATGAAAATAAAATACCTTTAGCCATTTATCAACCTAAATTTAATTCTAATTATCAAGATGTTAAAACATTAACAGATATGCTTCTTAAGGCTGGTATGGATAGAAAAAAAGGTATTACATACATCCAAAAGGACGGCAATGAGTTGTTTTACAGTTATCAAGAATTATTAGAAGAATCTAAATGTATTTTAAATGGTCTTTATAAATTTGGGTTAGGACCTTCAAAAAGAGCTATTTTATTAGTAAATGAAATTGAAACATTTGTTCCTTTATTTTGGGCTTGTATTCTAGGAGGAATTACCCCTATACCATTAAAGGCGCCTAATGAGTATCATAAGAAAAATGCGGATATATTAAAGTTATTTAATTGTTGGGAATTATTTGAAAAACCGGTGATTATAGCGGAGCAGGAAACAAAAGAAAAATTAAATGACTTGTTTAGTGAAGGGAAACACAAGGATTTTTTTGCCACATCCATTGCTGAATTGCGAAGTAATTTACCAACAGAAAATCTTTATAAGGCGACAGAGGAAGACGTTGCATTATATTTATTAACTTCTGGTACAACAGGAAAGCCGAAAGCAGCAGAATATAAACATAGTAATATTTGTTTTAATATTATATCTTCTGTAAATGTTATCCAGGCTACAAAGAATGAAGTAATTATGAATTGGATGCCATTATATCATGGGGCTAGTTTGTTTAATCAACATATATTAGGGATGTATCTAGGATGTAACCAAGTACTTACTAGTATTGAATTCTTTTTAAATAAACCTTCTAATTGGCTTGAGTGGATAGATAAATGTAGAGTAAGTATTACATGGGCTCCTCCGTTTGCATTCACACTATTGAATGAACGTTCAGAAGATTTAGATAATAAAGAATGGGATTTTTCTTGTGTTAGATATATTTTTAGTGGTGGACAGTCTATTATATATGAAAAGATTCAAGCATTTTTTAGTTTAATGGATAGATATGATTTGAAAATTGATTGTTTCTGTCCTCAATATGGAATGACTGAAGCTTGCGGCTCTATTACTTTTGGAGATAGTCAGTGGATATGGGATTATGTAGAAATAAATTCGTCATTAGGTACAATAGAACATAAAAGTTTTAAATATCCAGATGTGAAGTGCTTGACAAACTTAGGAAGAAGCCTTCCGGGTTTACAAATTCGTATTGTTGATAAAGATGATCGATTAGTTAATGAGAAAAAAATCGGTAGAATACAATTAAAAGGCCCCATGATTATAGATGGGTATTACTCTAATCTGGAGGGGAATTTAAAAAATTTTACACCTGATGGGTGGTTTAAAACTGGTGATATGGGTTTTTTATATCAAGGGAGATTAACATTAACTGGTCGTGAAAAAGATATTCTGATTATTAACGCTAAAAATTATTATAATTATGAGGTTGAGTCTATCCTTGAAGAAGTATATGGGGTTGAACCAACATATTTAGCAGTAGGTGGAGTGCAAAATCATGAAGAAGAGAATGATCAGTTAATAATCTTCTTTACGCCAATGTGTTTTGAGTTGGAATTTATTGGTTATGTGATTGAAGATATTAAAAAACATATCACACGATACCTTGGAATACAGCCTACTCATGTTATTCCTATACAGAAAGATGAATTTCGGAAAACGGTGACGGGGAAAGTTCAGCGTTTAGGAATGATAGATGATTTCCAAAATGGTAAGTTTGACAGCGTTTTGAATGAAATTTCTGAATATCCTTTGAAGTTCACAGATGATTCATATTGTAATGAATTAATAACCATCGATTACTTTCCGAAAGAAGCTGTTTCACGTGCAAAAATGTATATCGAATTGAAGGAATTATTAAAAAAACAGTCTATTGATAATTTTCTTATTCAATTTAAACAGAAAGTTAATGCAGTCAATAAGATCGACGGCGTATTAGAAAATCATAATAATGAAATGTTGTTTAAACTGAAAAAAGTTTGGGGGAAAGTATTAAACATTAGTGAAATTGGTTTGGATGATCATTTCTTTCAAAGCGGTGGGGATTCATTAAGAGCATTTCAATTGGTTACGGCCTTGAATAAAGAACATGGAATTATAATTGGTATTAGTGATGTTTTTCAGCACCCGACATTAGAATCTTTATCAATGCTCGTGAATCAAAAGAGAAAAGTTGAAGCATTACAAGAAGCGTATCCGGTACCTCAATTAAGTAAGGAGAAATTTTATCCACTTAGCCCGTCTCAGGAAAGCCAATGGTTTGTCTATAAAACCAATCCCAATAGTCCAGTCTATACAACATCTTTTACTTTAAAATTTAAGGGGAAGTTATCTGTAGATAGTTTACAAAAAAGTATACAAGCAGTTATTGAGAGGCATGAAGCGTTAAGAGCAAGGTTTTGTATGATCGACAATGAAGTTCGACAATGGATAGATACATTCATTATTGAGCTACCAATCTTTGATCTATCTAACCCACTACAAATAGAAAAGGGACAAGTTATAAAAGAGCATATAGAGAACGAGATAAATACTCCATTCTGTTTAGAGTCTGAAAAATTGATACGAGTTAAATTGTTAAAATGTAAAGAAAAAGAACATATTTTGATAGTATCTATTCATCATATTGTAGTTGATGGTTGGTCAGCCGAAGTTTTAATTAATGAAATATTAGCAAACTACAAATCTTTTTGCCAACACGAATCATCTGATCTAGAACCACTGCCTATAAAATATATAGACTATATTTTATGGCAAAATCGTTTCATTAATGAGAATAAAGACGGTTTTAGAAGACAGTTGCAATATTGGCTGGAAAATTTATCTGGTACATTACCGATTTTAGCATTTCCGACTGATTATCCACGTCATTCACGTATTACTTATGATGGAAGAACAATAGAAAAAGTAGTAGAATCGGATTTAACTTTGAACCTATTAAAGGCTGCACAAAATTATCGAGTTACACCTTATGTACTTTTATTATCTCTATATGGCTTTCTAATTAGTAACTATACAAATCAAACAGAAGTTGTAGTAGGAACTGTTATGTCAAATAGGACTCCTAATACTGAGAATTTGATTGGTTACTTGGCAAACTCTATAGCTTTGCGTCTAGACTTATCTAATGAGTCAACATTAGAAGGATTAGTGGAGAGAGTAAAGAAAGTGGTCTTACAAGCTCAGGAACATCAACAAATCCCTTTAGAATTGTTAATTAAGGAGATAAAAGGGAAAGATCCAAGTTACACACCGATTTTTCAAACTGTATTTAATTATCAAAATAAATTTGATTACAAATACCAAACGGATGACCTTGATATAGAGTTATCACTAGAGAACAATTTTACATCTAAATATGATTTACTACTTCATGTATATGAAGAAAAAGAAATGTATCGTTTAAAGTTAGAATATAATACTACTTTATTCAATGAAGATACCATGCAAAATTTTATGCAACAGTATTGTAATTTATTGGAAAATATAGCTTTATATATTAATTAA